In Halanaeroarchaeum sp. HSR-CO, one DNA window encodes the following:
- a CDS encoding NAD(P)/FAD-dependent oxidoreductase: MTHVAVIGAYGSAGVVVAQQLADDPTMEITMIDDGDPGGGLCILRGCMPSKEVLSAAEHRFAARHDERLTGEVPDVDLEQVVERKNEHTSNWAGHRRSATEALAERENVEFLQETARFVDDRVLEVGDRVLEPDYVVIATGSTVNVPPIPGIEDVPLQTSADVLDSTSFGDTGLVIGMGVIGLELVPYLSEAADMDLTVVEMLPGLLGQADDEYGEELLAFYRDAFDIDVLLDAETNEIETTAAGGVRMTVTHEGATHELEADDVFAFTGRKPALDGVGIEETAIEPGPGWVDDTLRAVDDERVYVVGDANGRQPILHVAKEEGAHAAANIQRDVAGEPLTEYDPTHHYVIFSGLGVLPFARVGHTGESAREAGYDPVVVSTDAADDGVFKAKNVPEGLATLVVARDGTVLGYQGLHYHADAMAKTMQIVVEMGLDVRDLPDRAYHPTTPEILDGLFKDAAAHLDH; encoded by the coding sequence ATGACCCACGTTGCGGTTATCGGTGCGTACGGCAGTGCAGGTGTGGTCGTCGCCCAGCAACTCGCGGACGACCCGACGATGGAGATAACGATGATCGACGACGGCGACCCGGGCGGCGGGCTCTGCATCCTCCGCGGGTGCATGCCGTCGAAGGAGGTACTCTCGGCCGCCGAACATCGTTTCGCCGCCAGACACGACGAGCGACTCACCGGCGAGGTCCCCGACGTGGATCTCGAGCAGGTCGTCGAACGGAAGAACGAGCATACGTCGAACTGGGCCGGTCACCGCCGCTCGGCCACCGAAGCACTCGCCGAGCGGGAGAACGTCGAGTTCCTGCAGGAGACCGCTCGTTTCGTCGACGACCGGGTCCTCGAGGTTGGCGACCGGGTTCTGGAGCCGGATTACGTCGTCATCGCGACCGGATCGACGGTCAACGTGCCCCCCATCCCGGGCATCGAGGACGTCCCGTTGCAGACCAGTGCGGACGTCCTCGATTCGACGAGTTTCGGCGACACCGGCCTCGTCATCGGGATGGGCGTCATCGGACTGGAACTCGTCCCGTACCTCAGTGAGGCGGCAGACATGGACCTGACCGTCGTGGAGATGCTTCCGGGGCTCCTCGGCCAGGCCGACGACGAATACGGCGAGGAACTCCTCGCGTTCTATCGGGACGCCTTCGACATCGACGTCTTGCTCGACGCCGAGACGAACGAGATAGAGACCACGGCCGCCGGCGGGGTCCGGATGACGGTCACCCACGAGGGAGCGACCCACGAGCTCGAGGCCGACGACGTGTTCGCATTTACCGGGCGCAAACCCGCCCTCGACGGTGTGGGCATCGAGGAGACGGCCATCGAACCGGGGCCCGGCTGGGTCGACGACACGCTCCGAGCCGTCGACGACGAGCGCGTCTACGTCGTGGGGGACGCCAACGGCCGCCAGCCCATCCTCCACGTCGCCAAAGAAGAGGGCGCTCACGCCGCGGCGAACATCCAGCGTGACGTCGCCGGCGAACCGCTGACCGAGTACGACCCGACCCATCACTACGTGATCTTCTCCGGCCTCGGTGTCCTCCCGTTCGCGCGGGTCGGTCACACCGGCGAGTCGGCTCGCGAGGCCGGCTACGACCCCGTCGTCGTCTCTACGGATGCGGCAGACGACGGCGTGTTCAAGGCCAAGAACGTCCCGGAAGGGTTGGCCACACTGGTCGTCGCCCGAGACGGGACCGTCCTGGGCTACCAGGGGCTCCATTACCACGCGGACGCGATGGCCAAGACTATGCAGATCGTCGTCGAGATGGGCCTCGACGTCCGCGATCTGCCCGACCGGGCGTACCACCCCACGACACCCGAAATCCTCGATGGCCTGTTCAAAGACGCCGCGGCACACCTGGACCACTGA
- a CDS encoding phytoene/squalene synthase family protein, protein MNQPRPTKSHVARSRAIQQQTGATFHVATRVLPDRARHPTYVLYAFFRIADEVVDDPGDATPAEQRDRLETIRATAKGERDTDDPVLLATNRLREEYGMDDAEIDVFIDSMLTDVETNRYETYEDLEAYLRGSSVAVAEMLIDVMAPELPAAARPHAKALAEAFQLTNFIRDVSEDIDRYDRIYLPIATFEQYGASEREVREKVFTPGVAAAVLHELERAEERYRTGVEGIPYLPEDVQFGVLLSAVLYAEHHRLIRRHGYDVLSNHPELSWRDRLRAVARTALHWQITKDPIVTFERASAIPKEGKPAGSSSTTSGPLGPVSKSVADTLLRWSP, encoded by the coding sequence GTGAATCAGCCACGGCCAACGAAGAGTCACGTCGCCAGGAGCCGGGCGATCCAGCAACAAACGGGCGCCACGTTCCACGTCGCGACGCGCGTACTTCCCGACCGGGCGCGTCATCCGACGTACGTTCTCTACGCGTTCTTCCGGATCGCAGACGAGGTGGTCGACGACCCGGGGGATGCCACGCCCGCGGAGCAACGCGACCGTCTCGAGACGATACGGGCGACGGCGAAGGGCGAACGCGACACCGACGATCCCGTCCTGCTCGCCACGAACCGCCTCCGCGAGGAGTACGGCATGGACGACGCGGAGATCGACGTCTTCATCGACAGTATGCTCACCGACGTCGAGACCAACCGGTACGAGACCTACGAGGACCTCGAGGCGTACCTTCGGGGCTCCTCTGTCGCCGTCGCCGAGATGCTGATCGACGTCATGGCGCCGGAGCTTCCGGCGGCTGCGCGACCGCACGCGAAGGCCCTCGCCGAGGCCTTCCAGTTGACGAACTTCATCCGGGACGTCAGCGAGGATATCGATCGGTACGATCGAATCTATCTCCCGATTGCCACGTTCGAGCAGTACGGCGCCTCCGAGCGTGAGGTCCGCGAGAAGGTGTTCACCCCCGGGGTCGCCGCGGCGGTCCTCCACGAACTCGAACGCGCGGAAGAACGATACCGGACCGGCGTCGAGGGGATCCCGTACCTGCCCGAGGACGTCCAGTTCGGCGTCCTCCTCTCGGCGGTCCTCTACGCCGAACACCACCGGTTGATCCGGCGCCACGGCTACGACGTCCTCTCGAACCATCCGGAACTCTCGTGGCGCGACCGACTGCGTGCCGTCGCGAGGACGGCGCTCCACTGGCAGATTACGAAGGATCCGATAGTGACGTTCGAACGGGCGAGTGCCATCCCGAAGGAAGGGAAGCCAGCGGGGAGCTCTTCGACGACCAGCGGGCCGCTGGGACCCGTTTCGAAGTCGGTCGCCGATACGCTCCTGCGGTGGTCGCCGTGA
- a CDS encoding MFS transporter — MEDGRFRDLVRRALALERDVLVLSVAMLLFSLSFQMTSRYIPRYMQVLGAGAGAIGLFGSATNLLSALYPYPGGAVSDRIGSRAALTGFGLASTIGFVVWLVAEWFGTVTIRPPSLPTVDVFGVPLGGTASEPIVLPIGIFLGLVLTQAWKSLGLGATFAIVKQSAGREALATGFASTETFRRLGFLLGPLLAAGVLAIVADFPTGFGVILAIAAGFALVGTITQHVRYDPSADTVGASFEGLSTILADLRSMPAPLRPLLVGDTLVRFANGMVYVFFVIVVTDYLAVGFSLFGRTYSPEAFFGVLLAVEMVVALLTMIPVGRLADRYGHKPVVALGFAVYALFPVLLILAPANAAVMVVLFAFSGLRFAGLPAHKALIVGPAAAGAGGRVTGTYYLLRNTIVIPSAAIGGFLYAQSPTVAFATASVVGLLGTGYFLVFGTEMA, encoded by the coding sequence ATGGAGGACGGCCGGTTCCGGGACCTCGTCAGACGGGCGCTCGCCCTGGAGCGGGACGTGCTGGTCCTTTCCGTCGCGATGTTGTTGTTCAGCCTCTCCTTCCAGATGACGAGCCGCTACATTCCCCGGTACATGCAGGTCCTCGGCGCTGGAGCGGGTGCCATCGGGCTGTTCGGCAGCGCGACGAATCTTCTGAGCGCGTTGTATCCGTATCCGGGCGGGGCCGTCTCGGATCGGATCGGGTCGCGGGCCGCCCTGACGGGGTTCGGCCTCGCCTCGACCATCGGGTTCGTGGTGTGGCTCGTCGCCGAGTGGTTCGGCACCGTCACGATCCGGCCGCCCTCGCTCCCCACGGTCGACGTCTTCGGCGTGCCACTCGGTGGCACTGCGAGTGAACCGATCGTGCTCCCCATCGGCATCTTCCTCGGTCTGGTGCTCACCCAGGCCTGGAAGTCGCTGGGACTCGGCGCGACGTTCGCCATCGTCAAACAGAGTGCGGGTCGCGAGGCACTCGCGACGGGGTTTGCCAGCACGGAGACCTTTCGCCGACTGGGGTTCCTCCTCGGGCCGTTGCTCGCCGCAGGCGTGCTGGCCATCGTTGCCGACTTCCCCACGGGCTTCGGCGTCATCCTGGCCATCGCCGCAGGATTCGCTCTGGTCGGGACGATCACCCAGCACGTCCGCTACGACCCGAGCGCGGACACCGTCGGCGCATCGTTCGAGGGGCTCTCCACCATCCTCGCGGACCTCCGGTCGATGCCCGCGCCGCTACGACCGCTGCTGGTCGGCGATACGCTCGTCCGATTTGCCAACGGGATGGTCTACGTGTTCTTCGTCATCGTCGTCACGGACTACCTGGCGGTCGGATTCAGCCTCTTCGGGCGGACGTACTCCCCGGAAGCCTTCTTCGGGGTCCTGCTCGCGGTGGAGATGGTGGTCGCCCTGCTCACGATGATCCCGGTCGGTCGACTCGCGGACCGATACGGGCACAAACCCGTCGTCGCCCTCGGGTTCGCCGTCTATGCACTGTTCCCGGTGTTGCTGATCCTGGCCCCGGCGAACGCCGCGGTCATGGTCGTCCTCTTCGCCTTCTCGGGGCTGCGGTTCGCCGGGCTTCCGGCGCACAAGGCCCTGATCGTCGGGCCCGCGGCGGCGGGCGCGGGCGGGCGCGTGACCGGAACCTACTATCTGCTCAGAAACACCATCGTGATTCCGAGTGCGGCTATCGGTGGATTCCTGTACGCACAGAGCCCGACGGTCGCCTTCGCCACGGCCTCGGTCGTCGGCCTCCTCGGAACGGGGTACTTCCTGGTGTTCGGGACGGAGATGGCGTAG